In Oryza sativa Japonica Group chromosome 8, ASM3414082v1, the sequence CGAAGCCGCCGGCCAAGGTGGGGAAGAAGGAGAGCTTCTCCTTCTCCAAGATATGGATGCGCGGCGCGCCGCGGATCAGGAAGGACGGCGCGTCCTCCCGGCGCGCGTCGTCGTTCCGGCTCTCCTCCGTGCTGCAGCGCGCGGCGAGCGACGTCGGGGCAACGGCGGCGCCGAAGCCGCTGCGCCCGGACGTCGTGAGCCCCGTCACGGAGTCGGAGTACAACGTGTCGGCGTGGGACAAGAGCGAGAAGAGCGCGAGCGGCAGCGTCGCGGACTGGGACCTcgagtccgccgccgccacggcggccgTCCCCGGCGCAGGCGCCGGCAACGGGCTCAGCTCGAGGGCCGACGAGGCGCCGTCGTTCGCGCGGCGGACGCTGCTGTGGATCCGAGGACACCTGTGAAATGATCCATCCATGGAAGCATCATAGCTCTTCGTTCTTCTTGTGCATTCCCGCCATTAGATTGATTCATTCATTCACGCGGAGAGTGTGGAGTGGAATCGAAGAAATTCACGAGAAATTTGTGTTGAACGATCTGTGAAGTGAATACTACACGGTAAAGAATTTAACTACTATTGTTTGCAGAGCATTGGAAATCTTGTGTCATTCTGTGTAGCTTGTACTTTGCATTTACTTGTTTTCAACTGTACATTGCTCCAGCAGCAAGGGTTTTCTTCAGGTTCAGGGTAAATTTCTGGTCTGAAACTGAAACATCACAAAAAATCGAAATGTAAACATCAATTTGATCCAAACAAATTCTCATAGGGCAATCTCAGCGAGAAAAATTGCTCGGCATTTTGTTCCATTTGACTTTTGCTCTGTTCGATCTGGAGCATAAATTCGTCCGGATCTAGCGACACAGGAGGTTGAGAGAtttgaaaaacaaatttgaAAGAAAGCATAGCCACTTCTAGTACACTGCTCCTCCTACTCCACATCACATTTAACCCTTGGTTTGTTGAATTGAAGAACGCTGCCATCATTGCCGCCATGAATGCCTGAGACAGTTAGTAGGTCTACTTCTGTGCTACTCCACcccattacttctcggctcctaACGAGTTAATATGCCTACTGTTGGCATTCGAATGCAGTGCCTTGGTTGTTCATCCATCGTACAGCCATTCCAGATTTTGTGAGGGAAATCATTTCGAAATGGCATCAGATTAAAGAAAGGGAGTACTTGAAAATTATAGAACTTGTTAATTTGGGCATAAGACACACTACTTTTTTGAACCTGATAACACACACTACTTACTGAGAGAAAAATGAACTACTAGTATATACGAATACGAGGTTGTTGCTGGATTAATTTGTTCTACGAGTacattagtagtagtagttctCATTAAAATTATCGGCATAAatatagtactactactactaccccTTAAAACATGGATAGCTGAAGATTCTCCTAGCTACTACTAAGACCCAAGATTAAATTACGGGTCAATGCTtagactgaaaaaaaaaaagctactacTATAGTTGACCTCTCAGCAACTGCATAAATTTAAATATTGAAACAAACAATTAGCAAAAATATTTCTCTTTCATGAGTGACTACTGACTAGGGCCAATCTGCTGTCTTCTTGGCATAAACGAAGCCCGTTTAAACCGCGTAGAATTTCGGGATAAGTGCTGCGTGAAATCTTCCGGAAAGGCCAGTTCCCAAGTGCAGTCCAGAACAAGATTACATATATGGCTGTATTTAATTCATTAGGGTTAATCATTCGGTTTTTGTGACACCGTTGGCCGTAGGTTCGTAAAAATTGATCAGTTTTAGCCGGTTCCGTACAACGTTTAACTTTAAGTAGTCAGTTTTACCCATTTTCGATCGGTTTTTGATAAACCGCTGGGAACCATGGGAGCGGTTTTTACTTTGAAATCGGAAAAGCAAGCCCTGCTCCACATAAGTTGTTTAGAGTCTCGCTTACcattcagggtgtgtttagtccacgtcaaaattgaaagtttagttgaaattggaacgatgtgacgaaaaagttaaaagtttatgtgtgtagaaaagttttgatgtgataaaaaagttagaagtttgaagaaaaagtttggaactaaactcggcctcacGAGAGTTGTAAACCATCAAGTGGTAAACCAACAAAAAGAAAGTTTCAAGCAGAGTAGTAGTAGGTAACAATTAACGTATTGAAAAAGCTGTTTAATTAGGCCTAGAAAATCATGCTCTCATTACATCACAATCCAAATAGCTCAAGTCAGATGTGTGATGAGAGCTTGCACGACCAAACAGCAGAAAATGTGTTAGATCAGTTTAAAGCGTGTCCGTGCATGCGATCACTGGATAGACATGTTACATGTACAAGACCTCAAGTCTCAGGAAGTTGCTAGACAGAGTTTGTGTCAAAGCATAAGTTAAATGCTCATGAAAAAGGGCTCAAGTCCTTTGAAGTTTGGAGTCATCATCAAGTTTATCTTGTAAAGAAAACATGCAATATTCGAGTTCCATATGTTGTGAAAATCCTTTTCCAAAGAtgcttatgaaaaaaaaaatcaaatgtgaTACATTATTTACTTATGCTATCTAATGGTCATCCTCAGATGATGTAGGAGTAGCTGATAGCTCATCAATTCATTTGCTCTACTTTCTTGTAGCTGCACTCCTGCAAGGACACTAGACAGAGAGGGCAGAGACCAACCACTCTGTATTGATGAGTAAAGGAATATTGCTTAACTGGCAAGTTAATTGCATATATAAGTGGTTATTTAGTCCAACAAGTAACAACTACTGCAGTTTAATTATCTGATACTTTCCCAGCGAAACATTTATTTAGAGTAACTTAATACCATTTCTATTTACAGGAGCCGAAACTTTGATGGATGTCATATAAAACGAAGAAGAAAAGAATGGTTCGGTCTCCGAGAATACTAGCATTACATCCATTATATATaccctccgttttttaaataGACGACGCAGTTAACTTTTAgacacatgtttaaccatttatattatttaaaaattttgcacaaatgtataatatataaatcatacttaaagtaaTTTTAGTGTTTAAACAacttacaataaaataaataataattatgtatttttttcaaataaaatgaaagattgttaaaagtcaacggcgttatgtGGTAAGAAACGGATTCAGCTGTGAACTTCAAGCATTCATGTTCATGTACCCCTGAAATACCTGCAACTCATGGGCTTCCATAGTGCCGTAGGCCGTGTCTGCAGAGCATGTAGACTGTAAAACAGATTTCTATAGAAAGCAAGTAGTAGTAGTTAAACTTGGTGTAATTGTACACTCCCATCGTaagtataagaaaaaaaattaaattttagaaattaatttaaaagttgATTTTGTGGGTTTTTAATcctatttttctaatattttcttttaaattagtaaaaacacgtattaaaaaaattttaactataaattatttttaattgctAATAAGTTGTTTTGCTTATAATAAGTATAAGCAAACGATGAGGCTAGTAGTATTACCCCTTACCACCTCTGTTCTTAGAAGGAGGTTGTTTTGGACATTGATATGGTCCAATACACATATTTTATCATTACTTTttcaaactatatatttatagaaaaatataactaCATGAAAGGGTTTTTCATAATAATCTACGAatataaattttcatattttaaatCCTAATATTTTTTCAGCTATTAGTGAATTAAGATTTTGGGTTTGGCATTTTAGgactacattttttttagaaagaagGCAGTACAAAGTTTCTTCTTTTAATATAGTCCTTCCAATTTTGTTGCAAAAATGAATCCCTAATAATCTCCTTTTTCAGAGCACAATAGTTTGTTGTGTTGAGAAGATGAGCATTTCAgttctaagagcaggtacaatagcaggctataagccagctgcaaacatattttaaggagttagatgaggaaagagaagggcagcgggctacagatttgtagccagctgtaacgcggactccaagacgcggtgtgtgtattaatagtgtagtatgtacctattgtatgaatgagctattagattggctatagatgaattggagctaatagttgactatcctattaaacttgctctaagggcgAATTCCACTGTAAGGCCTTCTTTATGGTCCATAATCTTGTGAATTGATCATTTCCAGCCCATTTCAACTGGGCCTGAAGGATAatttgttctttcttttctaaaggaataagttcaactaaggtcccttaacttgtcaacgaatccgattttcttccttcaaccgcaaaaccagatacaacgggtccctcaactatcaaaaccggtgtagATTAGATCCCTCAGAGGTTTCGATGGCGGTTTAggctgatgtggcgcttacgtggctaatttgactcggtctcaatctgatgtggcgcttacgtggcaattcgatccgaaaaaataataaatcccgtgggacccacatgtcaatttcacacacaaattaataaagaaaaatggcggggcccacatgtcattctcgccccctcttcttcctcctctctcccatctcccctcttcttcacctctctcccctctcctctcttgctTCGGCGCTCACCCCGCTCTCCTCGTCCCCAAGCCTCTCTGACCTCAGGGAGCTCTTcgaccgcctcctcgccgcccgccacgagctCCGCGAGCGGCAGGAGcacctcgccgcgcgccgctccctcctcccctgCCGGCACCGCCGCTCGCTTCCCGCCGTCCCCGGATGGCAACTCCTCGTTGTGGCCGATTAGACCACGCCCCCCGACTAGTCGCACGCGGGGCTGCGCTGCTCACGCACGCTGACCAGGCGAGCTTCGGGTTCCGCTccgtcgccttcctcctcgcgcATAGCCACGCCCACAAGGTCGCTGCCTACCTCTTCACAGTGCTCGTCATCGAGCCGTCCGACCGgggcaccgccaccgccgcagcccTCGACagctcttctccctccctctcctgtCCTTCTCGCTCGCATGGATCTCTGACACGTTGTGTCCTCTGCTGCTGCTCAATTCTTCAGGACAAAGCCGCTGGCGTGTGACCCGGCGAGCTTGCCCAAGCTCCCGCTGAGCAAGGAGTACAACGCCAAGCTCCGCGGTAAGGAGGCCATCAGGCAAAACACGACAGCCATCGGAGGCAAGGGCTCCATGTTCATCAAACCGGGGAGGAACAAGCCGTCGAAGGCGGCGCCAGCACAGGACGCCATTGgaggaggagctcaccggcgcgcgCCTGGTGCACCCGAAGAGCGCGAGCCACCACTACAGCTCGCTGTGCCGTTGACTCTCTGTCGTgcctggagagaggagagagagatgaagaaagGGGAgatggcggagaggaggaggaagaagaagaggggtgaaaatgacatgtggggcccacattggCTCCACcagtttttattaatttgtgtgaaactgacatgtgggtcccatgaggTTTATCAGGATCGAATAGGCACGTAAGCGACACGTCAGATCGAGACCGaatcaaattagccacgtaagcaccacgtcaaCCAAAACCTCCATCGAAACTaccgagggacctaatctgcaccggttttgatagttgagggacccgttgtatctggttttgtggttgaaggacgaaaatcggattcgttgacaagttaatgGACcatagatgaacttattccttttctaAATAGCACCTAAACTTATtggaaaaaggaataagttcatttttggtCCCTCAATTTTTCATCCAATCTGATTTTCTTCATTGAACCAGAAAACTAGATACAACCCGTCttacaacttacaaaaccagtgcaaatgaGGTCCCTCGGTAGTATTGTCCCCCCCTTTTGGCTAATGTGGCTCCTTTAATCTTCGTTTCACGTGGTATTGATGTGACATTTCATAGTTTGctctagaaaaaaataaagaagcaaaattgaaaacaaaaaaattaaacaatacatgcgggacccacatgtcagtaaaaAAATAGTAGGCCCCACTTTTCCCACTTCCTCCACCTCACCCTCTCTACCTTATCTCATAATCTCTTCACCGAATGGCTGAGAGGGAGAGGCGGGGTGGTCAGCTAGGCAGCAGCTAGGGATAGGAGGAGACGGGGAGGATGAGGGGGTCAGAGAGGCTAGGAAGCTTTCTCCCTCTCCACCCCCTCGTCGGCCGACCTCTGGCGAGGAGTTTGGTGGAGCCAGAGTCGAGGGACGAGGATTTGGGAGGGAAAGGAGAGCGGTTGCTCCTCTCTTCTATCGTCATGCTGAGTGCCACTCctctctcccgccggccgcTGTGCGGCGCTCCTCTCCCCCACATGCTCCGCCCGTCACCCGCTCCGTTCTTCCTACCTGCCTCACCCGCCCCTGCCTCGCTCCACCAACCTGCTCCGCTCCGCCCTGCTCCtagcatgagagagagagagtggggatAGATAGAAGAGGGGAGGAGTGAGGATTTTGTGTgtaattgacatgtgggtccaatggtttttattaattttttagaTCGAATTGTCACGTAAGCAAGTCAATGCCGTGTGAGAtaaagacctagtcaaaggagcaACGTAGAtaccacgtcagctaaaactgGGGACAATACTgtcgagggacctcgtttgccttattttgtaagttgggggatacGTAGTATCCAATTTTATGGTCCATGGATGAATTTTGGACTCGATGACAAATTGAACTACctagagtgaacttattcctgcgAAAAAAAAGAGCACCTTTAAGCTTTTTAGCATGGTTCAAATCTCAACCCAGTCAGGGAATTGCCCATGAAGAACGAGATAGTAGGCCCAGTTCAAATCTATCCCTTCCGATCTGGTAGTCCATCCGCCAATCAGCGCCATGGCCAATATTCATGCTCCGAATTTCGTGTGCCAGGCTACAATCGTTTTGGGCCTGTGGGCCTTTTATTCGGTGTATTGTTACTTTGTCACTTCTCCAGCTTGGGCCGACGAGGTCTCGTATGATTATTGTAAGGAATAAGTtaatctgaggtcccttaacttgtcgacgaatccgattttcgtccctcaaccgaAAAACCGGACACAACGGGTCCGGTACAGATgagatccctcggcggttttgagagcggttttggctgacgtggcgtctacatgactaatttgactcggtcttcatctgacgtggcgcttacgtggcaattcgagctgaaaaaataataaaacccatagacccacatgtcagttccacacacaaaataataaaaaaaatggtgggacccacgtggccccacatgtcatcctcactcctccctctctctctatcctctctctcccctctcctcggcGCTGACGCTTCCCATCCACGCATTACTCAAAGCGGTGGCCGTCGACGTCGACCCACCTCgcgtcgtcctcgtcttcgGCGGCGGGCCCATCCGCGTCGGCGCCGAGCTCCTCGACGCCGTCCCGTCGCTCCGCTGCATCATCACCATCAGCGCGGGGATCAACCACATCGACCTCCGCGAGTGCGCGTGTCGCGGCGTACAGGTCGTCAACGCCGGCGGGGTCTACTCCACCGATGTCGCCGACTACGCTGTCGGCCCTGTTCGACGTGCTCGTCGTGGCATGCGCGCTGACAGCAGAGACACGGCACATCTGGACCGGGGGCGTGCTTGACGCGCTGGGGGAGCACCGCGTGGTCGCCCGCTTCTGCTATAGGGAGCAGCTGGATCTCCATCGGGTTGCAGCTGCAAATGCAGATGAAAAGAGGTGAAATTTCTGATGACATGCATCAGCTTTGGTTGTGATTCCTTCTCCCTTCTCCTGTTCTTGGGTAGACATGGCCTTTGATGTTCTCTATGGTTTCATATGATTGTATTGCTGCTCTCTTACTTTGCTGCGAGATCGTCTTTTTGCAGGTTTCTTTTGAGGACTATCTCGTCATCACCAGTTCAACCTTTATGAATTTAAGAgattgtatctttttttttcttttggtggtAACATTCTTCCCCAATCTGCCTTCTGTTTCTTCAAAGATAAGGGCTGGTCGGGGATTTAGGAACTCATTCGGTTTTCATGTTTGCTCCGCGTGGTTTCAAGATTTTAGTTCATTCATGCGTTTATTAATCTACCTTTTTCCCCTATGTTGTTCATCAAATGATGATGCTTTTTCTTTTCTGGGGATGTCTTTCTTTTGTTGATTTCTTTTTCGACCGCCACCGACCTCGCCGCGAGCTCCAACGTGCTCGTCGTGGCGTGCGCGCTGACGGCGGAGACGCAGCACATCGTGGACTAGGGCGTGCTGGACACGCCGTGGGCGTGGTCGTGAACGTGGTGTGCGGCGCCAACATCGACGAGGCGGAGTTGGTGCGTGCGCTGGCGGAGGGAAGGGTCGCCGGCGTGGGGTTGGAAGTGTTCGAGGACGAGCCCAACGTGCCACCGGAGCTGAGGGCCATGGACAACGTGGTGCTCCGCCGGCTAgccgctccgccccgcccgtCGCCTGCTCTGCCGGCTGCCACTCGCCCCGCTCCATCGGCCGGAGAGAGGaaagggatagagagaagagggaagagagaggatagacagagggagggaggagtgaggatgacaggtggggcccacgtgggtcccaccatttttttattattattttgtgcgtggaaatgacatgtgggtcccatgggttttattatttttccggatggattgccacgtaagcgccacgtcatatgaagaccgagtcaaattagccacgtaggcgccacgtcagccaaaaccaccctcaaaaccgctgaggaaccttatctgcaccggttttgatagttaagggacccgttgtgtctggttttccggttgagggacgaaaatcggattcattgacaagttaagggacctaagatgaacttattccttattgTAAACTATAATAAGTATATTATATGTGCTATTATCTCTTTTATTAGCAAATTCTCTCTCAtataccacataaaaatattttccaaaaaattaaataaaccagaaaaaaaacttgaaacttgtATATAAACTTCCATGTTGTGTAAGGAtgccacataaaaattttcatattgttTTGAATCTTGTgatgagataaatcaattgttaatcttGTGTGTCTCTAAGGGTATTGTgggtattttttaaaagaatatcCAGTGCGATGGCATATTTTAAAGAATTGATAAAGTTGCCGGTATACATCGTTAAACTCGAATAAACTCagtggtatagaatagattctctccTTGATGGGCTACACTCCCAATGCCTCTCACTGTCAACGGTCCCGACGTTGCTCGCCGTCGACTAGAGAGGAGGCAGGCCCGGCGCAAGACCGCTACAATCCATCCTCCACCGTCGTAGATAGGAGGCGGAGGTTGAGGTGTGGAGGTGCTAGGGggaacccctctccctcttccttgCCTCCATTTCAATCATCCTCCAATGCCGCGAACCGACACCTTCCAGTCTTGGGACCCCTCAACTAAGCTTCATGCAGTCACCAATCATCGCCCATGCTCCCTCGCTGGCCTCTGTCAGTCTCTCCCCAGGGAGAATAAAGGGAGACGAGAGAGAGGATAGGGAGAGAAAGGGATGATGATgctgttattttttatttatttttcaaaaatatgtgGATCCCATAAGAGCCACATAGGACGATGCTATTAATGCAGTCAAGGGACTCGGTTTGCTCTGATTTTTGAATGTGGGGAGACGTGACgttatatctggtattgcggttgagAGAGACGATTCAATTAGTAACAAGAGTTGAGGGAGACAAAATAGAATTGCTTGCAAACTCGCAATGGTCAATGGGCCAACATATGACACACCGCAAGTTCAGCCTCTTGCAGAAAGCCTTCGACGTATGCCATTACGACCATATGCCTGCGTCGTCGTCACTGACAATTCCTTGTCAACGAATGACGAATGAACAGGGCAATGCCGATGAAAACGCCGTTGCATATTCCAACCACATCCAAACGCAACGCAACGCAGCCCCCGGCAGGTGACAAGCCAAACACTAAAAAAGAAGCATGAGACGCCGGGGGACTTCGTCGCCGGGGGGGGATCGACACGTCTGACAAGTAAACCCGACGGCGTGGAGCCGGCTCGTTGGCCCGCCGAGGCGCCGACTTTTCTCCCTCCGTCTCTCGATGCATCACGTACGGTCGTGTTCGCAGGACGTGCGAAGGTGATGGCACGTTGACAAACCACGCCGACTGGTGACATTGCGACAAATTTTCGCTCGCGTTTTGCGAAAGCATGGTTAGACAAAAAACTCTCGTTGAACGGTAAAGCCAATTTGGAATCTGGATCCTGGTTGACCCTTCCATATCCTAGTCTTACATCCTTCACACAATTAGCATAATAATGTAGTAATAAAGTATTGGAGTTGTACTAGGATATTTGGCTCAGGAGGACGAGGACTAGACGAGGAGGATGAGAAGTGAACGGCACCCGTCCGGTCCCTGACTTGCTGTTGCACTAACCAGGCAAAAAGTATGGGCGATACAGTAAAATCCAGCGCTAAAACGTGGTGTGCCGCGCGAGTACAattccacccccccccccccctttttttttcccgcgTCTATTTTTTGCACGTCCCACGACAGCGGCCAGCCAGCATGGGCCGCCCCGCCCCGACCCACCGCACGGACCCGGATCGCTCTCACCACACCACGTGCCGTAGCGCTCGCCATCAGCCGCGTCGCGTGCCTCGGCGGACGCGGAAATCCTGTCTCACACTATCCgcctctcggctctctctcgcCCCAGCCAGCGCCGCATGCGCGGGGCGGAGGCGCGTGTTTTGGCCAACGAGATTACGAGACGGGGTGGTGGGGGGATCACGGGTAAATCACGCGAAAAGTGGGGATTTGCCGATTTGGACGCGTCGTGTGCGGCCGCTTCGCATCTGGGAacttccgcctctcgccgttGGGTCGGTGTCGAACGGTGGATGGATTGGGCCGCCGTGGCTAGGCAGGTGGCCAagtttcacacacacacacggtTCGACGTCGCTGGTTGACTTCACACGACACGGGCactgtttcttttctttaacaTGCGGGGTTTTTTGGAAATCGGGAGCGGCGACGATGACGCGAGTCGAGTTTTGACATCCTCTCCTctcagaaaaaacaaaaatgtttTTGACATTCTTGACTGTGTTTAGATTAAAGTTCAgtcttttccatcatatcaacctgtcatatacatATAACTTAACTTTTCAGTTACATCATcttaaattttaataaaatttaaactttacgctgaactaaacacagcccttaTCAATTGCCGCTTGGGCCTTAGGCCCTGTTCCATCTCTCGGTTGAGAGTGATTTTTTCTCATGtacacaaaaaaaagaaaagtcattactacatgattaattaaatattaattattataaatttaagagataaatttatttgaactttttaaaaaattcctataaaaaactttttgttaaaaatacaccatttaacagtttaaatAACATGCTAATGGAAAACGAAGTTTTGTCTAATTGAGGATTTTGAAGTTTGGAGTTGAGAAAAAGAATTATGCCTGGCTATGCAATATTGCAATGCAACGAGTTTGGTCTCACGTGCCTTGTTAAGGTTAGGTTGTGATTATGGACGAGATGACGTGGGTGAACGTGTCAGGTTAGGTTGGGCGTCTCGCCCTCGATCGTGGCCTGCAATCGACGCGGTGCCCTGCCCAGTCGCGGTGGTTCGGTCGGTGCAAAACAGTGCCTGTACTGATATGCAGTACTACTTCACGTGCTATCTCGGTAGTTATGTTGTGTGCAACACAGCTGGGTCGGTGGTTGACGGTAAGTAAGTTCATTTATACACATGGACTGACGGATATTACAATTTGGTTATCTTATACTTCTCCATTTAGATTTATTCTTATGTATACGTGTCACGGGATAACGATGCCAGTGCTTCCATCATCTCTGTTCTCACACGTATGCACTTTCATCGGCTACATGGTACGATCATGCTTTACTTGAAGCTGTGGCTTACTTCATCATTTTTAAATCTCGTAATTTCATTTTGCGATGAATttaatgattttttattttgaactaATGAGGGTAAAAGTACAAAAAGTCTTACTCTTAGATTATTTGTGTTGCATATGTCATATGTCTTCGGCATATAAATCGTGGACAAAAATGTCTATCAAATTAACATGTCTGTCATACCCAATTTACTTTAAAATCGGCAACATATAATAGATGAGTTGGCATAATTGTTACAAAATTTTAGAAGTGTTACcatgatttaaaaaaaaattctaggacATATGTACGCGTACAACAGCAATCCGGAAAAGGTGGATGCAATGTTTGTGAACATTTTTTATTATATGAAAGACACACATGTACATACTACACCTCTAAACACTTACTGCACCAAACATCTCTAAACACTTACACCACACCTAAAAAAACCATGGGTATGTTTCATTGgcacgtactccctctgttccaaaatataaaaattttagagggatgtgatatgttcctccaaaatcccttatattatggaacgtgAGGAGTACTTATGGAAGCCAACT encodes:
- the LOC107277781 gene encoding glyoxylate/hydroxypyruvate reductase A HPR2; this translates as MATPRCGRLDHAPRLVARGAALLTHADQASFGFRSVAFLLAHSHAHKVAAYLFTVLVIEPTKPLACDPASLPKLPLSKEYNAKLRGKEAIRQNTTAIGGKGSMFIKPGRNKPSKAAPAQDAIGGGAHRRAPACHPHSSLSLYPLSPLSSALTLPIHALLKAVAVDVDPPRVVLVFGGGPIRVGAELLDAVPSLRCIITISAGINHIDLRECACRGVQVVNAGGVYSTDVADYAVGPVRRARRGMRADSRDTAHLDRGRASTFFPYVVHQMMMLFLFWGCLSFVDFFFDRHRPRRELQRARRGVRADGGDAAHRGLGRAGHAVGVVVNVVCGANIDEAELVRALAEGRVAGVGLEVFEDEPNVPPELRAMDNVVLRRLAAPPRPSPALPAATRPAPSAGERKGIERRGKREDRQREGGVRMTGGAHVGPTIFLLLFCAWK